Proteins from one candidate division WOR-3 bacterium genomic window:
- a CDS encoding tetratricopeptide repeat protein — protein sequence MAVTKFGTDLRSRTDRPRSVRWPTVVLIVLLCAAVYLPTLKYQFVWDDKQLVLANPRLMTGNPLVFFGQSFMPGVHGSEATRVRYYRPLTVLSFWLDRQMWGLNPLGFHLTNVLLNALVLLLLALLLSEFVSQAWPVLLGVALFGLHPSHVESVAFVSGRTDLLAAVFVLACVLLLLRYGQSGRWYWLGSATVACAAALLTKEVAVLLPVVGAFLLYWTVPGSRRRMVISTLCLTAAVTGYLAVRWTVLGNVAVPTGTLGQRLLLALNTIGRYGAMVVFPFTHRLVYPSRTEVVGPGWPTLAGVSLLALLGWLTWRYRCSVVGFGAVWFLSFIVPASNLFAIGISYLAERLLYLPLAGAAMMVLAGARLRMRVPRAVFVGVLLVFAVLWAAASIRRMPVWQDELALFGTMVREAPNSADAHLNLGAALITQQQDTLRAEAEFRRAIELQPQSAVAHNNLGDILRKRGDLTAAQREYLAAIALDPGYAEAHGNLGIVLFHAGQADSAFEQFILARSLQPGLAPVHVNLGNCFVERGQPDSALRSFWTAISLQPGLDAAYLNLIRLYLALGKPDSAELVRRMLEERR from the coding sequence ATGGCGGTGACGAAATTCGGCACTGACCTTCGTTCCAGGACGGATCGGCCGCGTTCCGTCCGCTGGCCGACGGTCGTGCTTATCGTTCTTCTTTGCGCCGCGGTTTACCTACCGACGCTCAAGTATCAGTTTGTGTGGGACGACAAGCAGCTTGTCCTGGCGAACCCACGGCTTATGACCGGGAATCCACTGGTGTTCTTCGGCCAGAGCTTCATGCCCGGGGTGCACGGCTCGGAAGCAACCAGAGTTCGGTACTACCGACCACTCACGGTCCTCTCATTCTGGCTTGACCGGCAGATGTGGGGACTGAATCCGCTCGGGTTCCATCTGACCAATGTGCTGCTCAATGCCCTGGTGCTTCTGCTGTTGGCGTTGCTGCTCAGTGAGTTCGTCAGTCAGGCCTGGCCAGTACTTCTCGGCGTTGCGCTGTTCGGCCTGCACCCGTCGCACGTGGAGTCGGTGGCGTTTGTTTCCGGTCGTACCGACCTGCTTGCCGCAGTGTTTGTTCTGGCCTGCGTCCTGTTGCTCTTGCGATACGGCCAGAGCGGCCGGTGGTACTGGCTGGGTTCGGCAACTGTCGCGTGTGCGGCGGCACTCCTGACCAAAGAGGTCGCGGTTTTGCTTCCAGTAGTCGGGGCGTTCTTGCTTTACTGGACTGTGCCTGGTTCCCGCCGGCGGATGGTGATTTCCACACTGTGTCTGACTGCAGCGGTTACTGGCTACCTTGCGGTGCGCTGGACCGTTCTTGGCAATGTGGCGGTGCCGACAGGAACGTTGGGCCAACGGCTGTTGCTTGCGCTGAACACGATCGGACGCTACGGCGCAATGGTTGTTTTTCCGTTCACTCACCGGCTGGTGTATCCGAGCCGCACCGAGGTTGTCGGACCCGGCTGGCCGACACTTGCCGGTGTGTCGCTGCTGGCGCTGCTTGGGTGGCTAACCTGGCGATATCGGTGCAGCGTTGTCGGCTTCGGCGCAGTCTGGTTTCTATCATTCATTGTGCCGGCCAGTAACCTGTTTGCAATTGGAATTTCGTACCTTGCCGAAAGGCTCTTGTACCTGCCGCTCGCAGGGGCGGCGATGATGGTGTTGGCCGGTGCCAGACTGCGGATGAGGGTACCGCGGGCCGTGTTCGTTGGCGTTCTCTTAGTCTTTGCCGTGCTTTGGGCGGCGGCCAGTATCCGCCGGATGCCGGTGTGGCAAGATGAGCTTGCGTTGTTTGGCACGATGGTACGCGAGGCACCGAATTCCGCGGATGCGCACCTGAACTTAGGTGCGGCACTGATCACTCAGCAGCAGGACACGTTGCGGGCTGAAGCCGAGTTCCGGCGAGCGATCGAGCTTCAGCCCCAAAGTGCAGTAGCGCACAACAACCTCGGTGATATTCTGCGCAAGCGAGGCGACCTGACTGCAGCCCAGCGGGAATATCTGGCGGCCATCGCACTTGACCCGGGATATGCTGAGGCACACGGCAATCTTGGAATTGTGCTGTTTCATGCCGGCCAGGCTGACAGTGCGTTCGAGCAGTTCATTCTGGCGCGCTCACTGCAGCCAGGACTGGCGCCGGTTCATGTGAACCTGGGTAATTGTTTTGTCGAGCGTGGCCAGCCGGACAGCGCGCTGCGTTCATTCTGGACCGCAATCAGCCTTCAACCCGGATTGGACGCAGCCTATCTGAATCTCATCCGACTGTACTTGGCACTCGGCAAGCCGGACTCGGCCGAGCTTGTTAGGCGAATGCTTGAAGAACGACGTTGA